One genomic window of Cupriavidus oxalaticus includes the following:
- the mutS gene encoding DNA mismatch repair protein MutS, with protein sequence MGLQKKTDPEQAQADAAGSRHTPMMQQYLRIKADHPDTLLFYRMGDFYELFHDDAEKAARLLDITLTARGASNGVPIRMAGIPFHSADQYLARLVKLGESVAICEQIGDPATSKGPVERKVVRIVTPGTLTDAALLPDKVDTFLMAVHQQTTRRGISKTGLAWLNLASGELRLMECEVAQLGRELERIRPAELLYADGIDLPALACARTRLPEWHFDQDAGSRRLREQLGVASLDPFGCAGLGAAIGAAGALLNYAATTQGQSLRHVQGLKVERESEYIGLDSATRRNLELTETLRGGESPTLFSLLDTCCTTMGSRALRHWLHHPLRDPAVPQARQQAIGALIDQGTDTLRAALRRLADVERITSRLALLSARPRDLSSLRDTLRALPDVQACIRDEQDSALLAQTLQDLAVPQASLDLLVRAVAEEPATVVRDGGVIARGYDTDLDELRDISENCGQFLIDLEARERTRTGIANLRVEFNRVHGFYIEVTNGQADKVPDDYRRRQTLKNAERYITPELKSFEDKALSAQDRALAREKQLYDGLLQALLPHIGELQRVAGALARLDVLAALAERAQTLDWSAPERVRENVVDIVQGRHPVVEGQLAAESVAFIANDCQLNEARKLLLITGPNMGGKSTFMRQTALIVLLACVGAYVPARRAVIGPIDRIFTRIGAADDLAGGRSTFMVEMTEAAGILHHATPSSLVLMDEIGRGTSTFDGLALAWAIARHLLSHNRSHTLFATHYFELTQLPQEFPQAANVHLSAVEHGDGIVFLHAVQDGPASQSYGLQVAQLAGVPQPVIRAARKHLAWLEQQSADATPTPQLDLFAAPTLPDTDDDDDDKGESHAAATPQRAALAPEHAALIDTLADLDPDSLTPRAALDALYRLKSLAGEAVGTA encoded by the coding sequence ATGGGATTGCAGAAGAAAACCGACCCTGAACAGGCACAGGCAGACGCCGCAGGCAGCCGCCACACGCCAATGATGCAGCAATACCTTCGCATCAAGGCAGACCACCCCGACACCCTGCTGTTCTATCGCATGGGTGACTTCTACGAGCTGTTCCACGACGACGCCGAAAAGGCCGCGCGCCTGCTCGACATCACGCTGACCGCGCGCGGCGCCTCGAATGGCGTGCCGATCCGGATGGCCGGCATTCCCTTCCATTCGGCGGACCAATACCTGGCACGGCTGGTAAAGCTCGGCGAGTCGGTGGCCATCTGCGAGCAGATCGGCGATCCCGCCACCAGCAAGGGACCGGTAGAGCGCAAGGTGGTGCGCATCGTCACGCCGGGCACGCTGACCGACGCGGCGCTGCTGCCGGACAAGGTCGACACTTTCCTGATGGCGGTGCACCAGCAGACCACGCGCCGCGGCATCAGCAAGACCGGGCTGGCGTGGCTGAACCTGGCCAGCGGCGAACTGCGCCTGATGGAGTGCGAGGTGGCGCAACTGGGCCGCGAGCTTGAGCGCATCCGCCCGGCCGAACTGCTCTATGCCGACGGCATCGACCTGCCGGCGCTGGCCTGCGCGCGCACGCGCCTGCCCGAATGGCATTTCGACCAGGATGCGGGCTCGCGCCGGCTGCGCGAGCAGCTGGGCGTGGCGAGCCTCGATCCGTTTGGCTGTGCCGGTCTGGGCGCGGCGATCGGCGCCGCCGGCGCGCTGCTGAACTACGCAGCCACCACGCAGGGCCAGTCGCTGCGCCACGTGCAGGGCCTGAAGGTAGAGCGCGAGTCGGAATACATCGGCCTGGATTCGGCCACGCGCCGCAACCTGGAACTGACCGAGACGCTGCGCGGCGGCGAGTCGCCGACGCTGTTCTCGCTGCTGGATACCTGCTGCACCACGATGGGCAGCCGCGCGCTGCGCCACTGGCTGCACCATCCGCTGCGCGACCCGGCCGTGCCGCAGGCGCGGCAACAGGCCATCGGCGCGCTGATCGACCAGGGTACCGATACGCTGCGCGCCGCGCTGCGCCGGCTGGCCGACGTCGAGCGCATCACCTCGCGCCTGGCACTGCTGAGCGCGCGCCCGCGCGACCTGTCCTCGCTGCGCGACACGCTGCGCGCACTGCCCGACGTGCAGGCCTGCATCCGCGACGAACAGGACAGCGCGCTGCTGGCGCAGACTCTGCAGGACCTGGCCGTACCGCAGGCGTCGCTGGACCTGCTGGTGCGCGCGGTCGCCGAGGAACCCGCGACCGTGGTGCGCGACGGCGGCGTGATCGCACGCGGCTACGACACCGACCTGGACGAGCTGCGCGATATCTCCGAGAACTGCGGCCAGTTCCTGATCGACCTGGAAGCGCGCGAACGCACGCGCACCGGCATCGCCAACCTGCGCGTCGAGTTCAACCGCGTGCATGGGTTCTATATCGAGGTCACCAACGGCCAGGCCGACAAGGTGCCCGACGACTACCGCCGCCGCCAGACGCTGAAGAATGCCGAGCGCTATATCACGCCCGAGCTGAAGTCGTTCGAGGACAAGGCGCTGTCGGCGCAGGACCGCGCGCTCGCGCGCGAGAAGCAGCTTTACGATGGCCTGTTGCAGGCACTGCTGCCGCATATCGGCGAGCTGCAGCGCGTGGCCGGCGCGCTGGCGCGCCTCGATGTGCTGGCGGCGCTGGCCGAGCGCGCGCAGACGCTGGACTGGTCCGCGCCCGAGCGTGTGCGCGAGAACGTGGTCGACATCGTGCAGGGCCGCCACCCGGTCGTGGAAGGCCAGCTGGCAGCGGAATCGGTGGCGTTTATCGCCAACGACTGCCAGCTCAACGAAGCGCGCAAGCTGCTGCTGATCACCGGCCCCAACATGGGCGGCAAGTCGACCTTCATGCGCCAGACCGCGCTGATCGTGCTGCTGGCCTGCGTGGGCGCCTACGTGCCGGCGCGGCGGGCCGTGATCGGCCCGATCGACCGCATCTTTACCCGCATCGGCGCGGCTGACGACCTGGCCGGCGGGCGCTCCACCTTCATGGTGGAAATGACCGAAGCCGCCGGCATCCTGCACCACGCCACGCCGTCTTCGCTGGTGCTGATGGACGAGATCGGCCGCGGCACGTCCACCTTCGACGGGCTGGCGCTGGCGTGGGCGATCGCGCGCCACCTGCTGTCGCACAACCGCAGCCATACGCTGTTCGCGACGCACTATTTCGAGCTGACGCAGTTGCCGCAGGAATTCCCGCAGGCCGCCAACGTGCACCTGTCCGCGGTCGAGCACGGTGACGGCATCGTATTCCTGCATGCGGTGCAGGATGGCCCCGCCAGCCAGAGCTATGGCCTGCAGGTGGCGCAGCTGGCCGGCGTGCCGCAGCCGGTGATCCGCGCCGCGCGCAAGCACCTGGCATGGCTGGAGCAGCAATCGGCCGATGCCACGCCGACGCCGCAGCTCGACCTGTTCGCGGCGCCGACGCTGCCGGACACCGATGACGACGATGACGACAAGGGCGAAAGCCATGCCGCGGCCACGCCGCAGCGGGCCGCACTGGCTCCGGAGCATGCCGCGCTGATCGACACGCTGGCCGACCTGGACCCGGACAGCCTGACGCCGCGTGCCGCGCTCGATGCGCTGTACCGGCTCAAGTCGCTTGCAGGCGAGGCGGTCGGTACGGCATGA
- a CDS encoding universal stress protein translates to MFKHILLPVDGSELSHKAVSAAIQFARTTAARLTPYMCVESYPYVLSSDSSHEKREVYQQRVEAEARQELAKVEAAAALAGVPCTSHVSSASVPYQGIIHAARELGCDVIFMASHGRKGLSGLLLGSETQKVLTHSDIPVLVFR, encoded by the coding sequence ATGTTCAAGCACATCCTGCTCCCCGTCGACGGCTCGGAGCTTTCGCACAAGGCCGTTTCCGCCGCCATCCAGTTTGCCCGCACCACGGCGGCCAGGCTCACGCCATACATGTGCGTGGAGAGCTATCCGTATGTGCTGTCCAGCGACAGCTCGCACGAAAAGCGCGAGGTGTACCAGCAGCGCGTGGAAGCCGAGGCGCGCCAGGAACTCGCCAAGGTCGAGGCCGCGGCAGCGCTGGCGGGGGTGCCGTGCACCAGCCACGTCTCCAGCGCCTCGGTGCCGTACCAGGGCATCATCCATGCCGCCAGGGAACTGGGCTGCGACGTCATCTTCATGGCCTCCCACGGCCGCAAGGGACTCAGCGGGCTGCTGCTGGGCAGCGAAACGCAGAAAGTGCTGACCCATAGCGACATCCCTGTGCTGGTATTCCGCTGA
- the ppk2 gene encoding polyphosphate kinase 2, with the protein MTDRNTPAAHAHAHAHAHTHVTSQPHVRPAARGDVLPTNTALSAERNEISDAVDAAVQVAASSMQDVLASRAGQGASMLDAMRTLLDGLAPDEAARLRSLILEGDPGAWQAGRRRQPDDELAAGWRDGAYPYQNLMSRRNYEKQKYRLQVELLKFQAWVRETGQRVVILFEGRDAAGKGGTIKRFMEHMNPRGARVVALEKPTESERGQWYFQRYVQHLPAAGEIVLFDRSWYNRAGVEHVMGFCSSREYQDFLQQAPEFERHLVRSGIHLFKFWFSVSQKEQRRRFREREIHPLKQWKLSPVDIASLDKWGEYTRAKEAMFAHTDTADAPWTVIRSDCKKRARLNALRYILARFPYANRDTTAIGQADPLIVGRALAN; encoded by the coding sequence ATGACCGATCGCAATACGCCTGCCGCCCATGCCCACGCCCATGCGCACGCTCATACCCACGTCACTTCGCAGCCCCATGTCCGCCCTGCTGCGCGCGGCGATGTGCTGCCGACCAACACGGCCCTGTCGGCCGAACGCAATGAAATCAGCGATGCTGTCGATGCCGCCGTGCAAGTGGCCGCCAGCAGCATGCAGGACGTTCTCGCCAGCCGCGCCGGCCAGGGCGCCAGCATGCTCGACGCCATGCGCACGCTGCTCGACGGCCTGGCGCCCGATGAGGCCGCGCGGCTGCGCAGCCTGATCCTGGAAGGCGATCCCGGCGCCTGGCAGGCGGGCCGCCGGCGCCAGCCCGACGATGAACTCGCGGCCGGCTGGCGCGACGGGGCGTACCCTTACCAGAACCTGATGTCGCGCCGCAATTACGAAAAGCAGAAATACCGGCTGCAGGTAGAACTGCTCAAGTTCCAGGCCTGGGTGCGCGAGACCGGGCAGCGCGTGGTAATCCTGTTCGAAGGCCGCGATGCCGCCGGCAAGGGCGGCACCATCAAACGCTTCATGGAACACATGAACCCGCGCGGCGCCCGCGTGGTGGCGCTCGAAAAGCCGACGGAATCCGAACGCGGCCAGTGGTATTTCCAGCGCTACGTGCAGCACCTGCCGGCCGCCGGTGAAATCGTGCTGTTCGACCGCTCCTGGTACAACCGCGCCGGCGTCGAACACGTGATGGGCTTCTGCTCCTCGCGTGAGTACCAGGACTTCCTGCAGCAGGCCCCGGAGTTCGAGCGCCACCTGGTACGCAGCGGCATCCACCTGTTCAAGTTCTGGTTCTCGGTCAGCCAGAAAGAGCAGCGGCGCCGCTTCCGCGAACGCGAGATCCATCCGCTCAAGCAGTGGAAGCTCAGCCCGGTCGACATTGCGTCGCTCGACAAATGGGGCGAGTACACGCGCGCCAAGGAGGCGATGTTCGCGCATACCGACACCGCCGACGCGCCGTGGACGGTGATCCGCTCGGATTGCAAGAAGCGCGCGCGGCTCAATGCGCTGCGCTACATCCTGGCGCGCTTCCCCTATGCCAACCGGGACACCACCGCCATCGGCCAGGCCGATCCACTGATCGTCGGGCGCGCGCTGGCCAACTGA
- a CDS encoding YdcH family protein, with product MFPEYRDKISLLKTQDAHFARLFHRHNALDQEIHNMESGLVPASGFEIERLKKEKLQIKDQLYQILRQRVA from the coding sequence ATGTTTCCCGAATACCGCGACAAGATCTCGCTCCTGAAGACGCAGGACGCCCACTTCGCCCGCCTGTTCCATCGCCACAATGCGCTGGACCAGGAGATCCACAACATGGAGTCCGGCTTGGTGCCGGCCTCGGGCTTCGAAATCGAGCGGCTGAAAAAGGAGAAGCTGCAGATTAAGGATCAGCTCTACCAGATCCTGCGCCAGCGTGTGGCCTGA
- a CDS encoding inositol monophosphatase family protein — protein MHPMLNIAVKAARKAGSIINRASLDVDLVRVSRKQHNDFVTEVDRAAEAAIIEIIRTAYPEHAILAEESGQSWAEGEDAHEYTWVIDPLDGTTNFIHGFPQYAVSIAQLHRGTPVQAVVYDPTRDELFTASKGAGAFLNNRRIRVTRRDKLADCLIGTGFPFRDLEGVDEYLEVFSLMTRSCAGLRRPGAAALDLAYVACGRLDGFFERGLKPWDMAAGMLLITESGGLVGNYNGEPRQMEQGEVLAGNPKAFAQMVRLLSPYSLDNAKPATA, from the coding sequence ATGCATCCGATGCTCAATATCGCCGTCAAGGCGGCCCGCAAGGCGGGATCCATCATCAACCGCGCGTCGCTCGACGTCGATCTGGTGCGCGTCTCGCGCAAGCAACACAACGATTTCGTTACCGAGGTCGACCGCGCCGCCGAAGCCGCGATCATCGAGATCATCCGCACCGCCTACCCGGAACACGCCATTCTAGCGGAAGAGTCCGGCCAGTCCTGGGCCGAAGGCGAAGACGCCCACGAATACACCTGGGTCATCGACCCCCTCGACGGCACCACCAACTTCATCCACGGCTTCCCGCAGTACGCGGTCTCGATCGCCCAGCTGCACCGCGGCACGCCGGTGCAGGCCGTGGTCTACGATCCGACCCGCGACGAGCTGTTCACCGCCAGCAAGGGCGCCGGCGCCTTCCTGAACAACCGCCGCATCCGCGTGACCCGCCGCGACAAGCTGGCCGACTGCCTGATCGGCACCGGCTTCCCGTTCCGCGACCTGGAAGGCGTGGATGAATACCTCGAGGTCTTCTCGCTGATGACGCGCAGCTGCGCCGGCCTGCGCCGCCCGGGCGCCGCCGCGCTGGACCTGGCCTATGTCGCCTGCGGCCGCCTGGACGGCTTCTTCGAGCGCGGCCTGAAGCCGTGGGACATGGCCGCCGGCATGCTGCTGATCACCGAGTCGGGCGGCCTGGTCGGCAACTACAACGGCGAGCCGCGCCAGATGGAGCAAGGCGAAGTGCTGGCGGGCAACCCCAAGGCCTTTGCCCAGATGGTGCGCCTGCTGTCGCCGTACTCGCTCGACAACGCCAAGCCGGCCACTGCCTGA
- a CDS encoding RNA methyltransferase, with product MNPANDTSRPTGEPDAPHAAGAEPDAFGRVRFVLVETSHPGNVGSVARAIKTMGFGSLVLVLPREPGVLGHADAIAMASGADDVLAGAVIVDQIDAALAGAALTVAMTARQREFGPPRLLPRAAAARACQTLAGSGDIAFVFGNERYGLPNDVVERCAAVTHIPANPAYASLNLAQAVQLIAYEMRLALLDAAPPAVAAADAGANIGYAGEPATAEQVEAMFGHLQAGLEAIGFLDPANPRKLMPRLRRLLARSGLEREEVNILRGIAKHMLMAQGQPDRKS from the coding sequence ATGAACCCGGCAAATGATACGAGCCGCCCAACAGGCGAGCCTGATGCGCCGCACGCAGCCGGTGCAGAACCCGATGCCTTCGGCCGTGTGCGCTTCGTGCTGGTCGAGACCAGCCACCCGGGCAACGTCGGCTCGGTCGCGCGCGCGATCAAGACCATGGGCTTCGGCAGCCTGGTGCTGGTCTTGCCGCGCGAACCCGGCGTGCTGGGCCATGCCGACGCCATCGCCATGGCCAGCGGCGCCGACGATGTGCTGGCTGGCGCCGTGATCGTCGACCAGATCGACGCGGCCCTGGCCGGCGCGGCGCTGACCGTGGCCATGACCGCGCGCCAGCGCGAGTTCGGGCCGCCGCGGCTGCTGCCGCGCGCCGCTGCGGCGCGCGCATGCCAGACGCTGGCCGGCAGCGGCGACATCGCCTTTGTCTTTGGCAACGAGCGCTATGGCCTGCCCAACGACGTGGTCGAGCGCTGCGCGGCGGTCACGCATATCCCCGCCAATCCCGCCTATGCCTCGCTCAACCTGGCGCAGGCCGTGCAGCTGATCGCCTACGAGATGCGGCTGGCGCTGCTCGATGCAGCCCCGCCTGCCGTTGCGGCGGCGGACGCGGGCGCCAATATCGGCTATGCTGGTGAGCCGGCCACGGCGGAGCAGGTCGAGGCCATGTTCGGGCACCTGCAGGCGGGCCTGGAAGCGATCGGCTTTCTCGACCCCGCCAATCCGCGCAAGCTGATGCCGCGGCTGCGCCGGCTGCTTGCCCGCAGCGGGCTGGAGCGCGAGGAAGTCAACATCCTGCGCGGCATCGCCAAGCATATGCTGATGGCGC